A stretch of the Blastocatellia bacterium genome encodes the following:
- a CDS encoding GntR family transcriptional regulator, with protein MELKIDGKSDVPLYLQIKNRIIEQILAGTLRPGDRLPATRDLARRLGINRSTVTNAYDELLADGLLSSHVGQGTFVANKKKFLNLRVSQ; from the coding sequence ATGGAATTAAAAATTGATGGCAAAAGTGATGTTCCTCTCTATCTGCAAATAAAAAATAGAATCATTGAGCAAATATTAGCTGGTACTCTTAGACCTGGTGATAGGCTGCCTGCCACTAGAGATTTAGCACGTCGCCTTGGTATTAATCGCAGTACAGTAACAAATGCTTATGATGAACTGCTAGCAGACGGTTTATTAAGCTCACATGTTGGGCAAGGCACTTTTGTTGCTAACAAAAAGAAATTCCTGAATTTAAGAGTGAGCCAATAA
- a CDS encoding MogA/MoaB family molybdenum cofactor biosynthesis protein, which translates to MSHTEHKEKAKKCVSCAVITVSDSRTVETDMGGKIIKEQLVLNSHEVIHYKIVKDEPIEIREVLLNLAKLENCQAIIFNGGTGISRRDRTFDVIDSMLEKRLTGFGEIFRYLSYLDIGSSAIMSRACAGTYQGKVIISIPGSPAAVKLALEKLILPEINHMVWELSR; encoded by the coding sequence ATGAGTCATACAGAACATAAAGAAAAAGCTAAAAAATGTGTTAGTTGTGCAGTTATTACTGTTAGTGATTCTCGTACAGTAGAAACTGATATGGGTGGAAAAATTATTAAAGAACAACTTGTCTTAAATAGTCATGAAGTTATTCATTACAAAATAGTTAAAGATGAGCCAATAGAAATTCGTGAAGTGTTATTAAACCTAGCTAAGTTAGAAAATTGTCAAGCCATTATTTTTAATGGTGGAACAGGTATTTCCCGCCGAGATCGCACTTTTGATGTAATTGATTCTATGCTTGAAAAACGATTAACAGGATTTGGGGAGATTTTCCGCTATTTAAGTTATTTAGATATTGGCTCATCTGCGATTATGTCGCGGGCATGTGCTGGTACTTATCAAGGAAAAGTTATTATTTCAATACCTGGCTCACCAGCAGCGGTTAAACTAGCATTAGAAAAACTAATTTTACCAGAAATAAATCATATGGTTTGGGAGTTATCACGCTAG
- a CDS encoding molybdopterin molybdotransferase MoeA: MTNLLTVEEALAKVLEPIKPLGTERVDLLSALDRVIVENITVPMDVPLTDNSAMDGYAVRAIDTQKASIDNPVLLKVIEDLPAGYLAKSQVGEGEAIRIMTGATIPDGANSVVMVEVTKSEGELVKIYKAAKPGDHIRSKGEDLKTGDLLITQGTKLTAAEIGVLASVQRPFVKVSRKAIVSILSTGDELVEVEETVAPGKVVNANSYSLATLVKSVGAIPIIQPIARDNEKEIRASIEQALAADFIISSGGVSVGDYDYVKAVLESLGADLRFWRVSIKPGKPLAFGLLAGKPYFGLPGNTVSSMLSFLLFVQPALKKAMNSLTPWDAPKIKVILDADAHSKGDRRTYLRANIRYNQGSFYAHLAAKQGSGVLSSMLGANALVILEEGIKEVKKGQEIEALVIGEIFRG; encoded by the coding sequence ATGACTAATTTATTAACCGTTGAAGAAGCTTTAGCAAAAGTCCTAGAACCTATAAAACCGCTAGGTACTGAACGAGTAGATTTGTTATCAGCTTTAGATAGAGTAATTGTAGAAAATATTACTGTTCCTATGGATGTACCTTTAACTGATAATTCGGCAATGGATGGTTATGCAGTTAGGGCAATAGATACTCAAAAAGCTTCTATAGACAACCCTGTATTATTAAAAGTCATAGAAGACTTACCAGCAGGATATTTAGCTAAATCTCAAGTTGGTGAAGGTGAAGCTATTCGTATTATGACGGGTGCAACAATACCTGATGGGGCTAATAGTGTTGTGATGGTTGAAGTAACAAAAAGTGAAGGTGAGCTAGTAAAAATTTATAAAGCAGCAAAGCCAGGTGATCATATTCGATCTAAAGGAGAAGACTTAAAAACAGGAGATTTATTAATTACACAAGGGACTAAATTAACCGCAGCAGAAATTGGGGTGTTAGCATCTGTTCAACGTCCATTTGTAAAAGTAAGTAGAAAAGCCATTGTTTCAATTCTTTCTACAGGAGATGAGCTAGTAGAAGTAGAAGAAACCGTAGCCCCAGGTAAAGTAGTTAATGCTAATAGTTACTCTTTAGCAACATTAGTTAAATCTGTTGGAGCTATCCCCATAATTCAACCAATAGCAAGAGATAATGAAAAAGAAATTCGAGCAAGTATAGAGCAAGCTTTAGCAGCAGATTTTATTATTTCTTCTGGTGGGGTATCTGTTGGAGATTATGATTATGTAAAAGCGGTTTTAGAGTCACTTGGAGCAGATTTAAGGTTTTGGCGGGTATCAATAAAACCTGGCAAACCTTTAGCTTTTGGGTTATTAGCTGGAAAGCCCTATTTTGGACTTCCAGGAAATACTGTTTCCAGCATGCTTTCTTTTCTACTTTTTGTCCAACCAGCCTTAAAAAAAGCTATGAACTCACTTACCCCTTGGGACGCACCTAAAATAAAAGTAATTCTTGATGCAGATGCACATTCAAAAGGAGATCGTCGTACTTATTTACGTGCTAATATTCGTTACAATCAAGGCAGCTTTTATGCCCATTTAGCTGCAAAACAAGGCTCAGGTGTACTAAGCTCTATGTTAGGGGCAAATGCTTTAGTAATATTAGAAGAAGGTATAAAAGAAGTTAAAAAAGGCCAAGAAATAGAGGCTTTAGTCATTGGAGAAATTTTTAGAGGTTAA
- a CDS encoding uroporphyrinogen-III synthase — MSLEKPLSNKRILVTRAKRAEDELVIQLENYGAKVFYSPTIEIIDPEDYSPLDEALSNLYRYDWVIFTSRNGVEKFLARMEKLNFELSDLRNLKILVVGLTTAKALEKAQISPTLIPTNFHAEGALDSLQKYYQNNDLLSKCNFLFPRAEIGRDILPTELAKIGAKVDLVTAYKTSIPANAKVDLLNIFSREKIDLITFTSPSTVSNLAELVTPKSLKDLLKEISIACIGPVTAKAAKDFGLKVDICPNQSNAIELAIAIKDYF, encoded by the coding sequence ATGTCTTTAGAAAAACCTTTATCTAATAAAAGAATTTTAGTAACTCGTGCAAAACGTGCGGAAGATGAGCTTGTTATCCAATTGGAAAACTATGGAGCTAAAGTTTTTTACTCCCCTACTATTGAAATTATTGATCCAGAAGATTATTCCCCTCTTGATGAAGCTTTAAGTAATCTCTATAGATATGATTGGGTAATTTTTACTAGTCGTAATGGGGTAGAAAAATTTTTAGCTAGAATGGAAAAATTAAATTTTGAGTTATCAGATTTAAGGAACTTAAAAATACTTGTAGTTGGTTTAACAACGGCTAAGGCATTAGAAAAAGCTCAAATTTCTCCAACTTTAATTCCTACAAATTTTCATGCTGAAGGAGCTTTGGACAGTTTACAAAAGTATTATCAAAATAATGATTTATTGTCTAAGTGTAATTTTTTATTTCCTCGTGCTGAAATAGGGAGGGATATTTTGCCTACGGAGTTAGCAAAAATCGGTGCAAAAGTAGATTTAGTTACCGCTTATAAAACATCTATTCCCGCTAATGCAAAAGTAGATTTACTAAATATTTTCAGCAGAGAAAAGATAGATCTAATTACTTTTACAAGTCCATCTACAGTAAGTAATTTAGCTGAATTAGTAACACCAAAAAGCTTAAAAGATTTATTAAAAGAAATTTCTATAGCTTGTATTGGCCCAGTAACAGCAAAAGCTGCTAAGGATTTTGGCTTAAAAGTAGATATTTGCCCAAATCAGTCTAATGCAATAGAACTAGCAATAGCTATTAAAGACTATTTTTAA
- a CDS encoding FAD-dependent oxidoreductase, with translation MSERLLIIGGVAGGMTAATWARRFSSTTEIIVLERSAEVSYSECGMPYVFSGQVPSLDHLVRYQPQDLEKKYQIKILNNSSVVGLNLSAQYAEINNLIDKKEEKLSFDYLVMATGAKAKELNVEGAKLPGVFTLRHMAEARAIDNYLKIASPHRAVILGAGYVGLEMAEALKTRGLEVIVIDQSNQLLNTFDGELKDKILEELANQKVNVILGETIQTIVGRSQVEQVITKSQTISTDLVIIAIGVNPTVNLAKATNIRLGASGAIAVKNNQQTNFPNVYAAGDCAEAHHLVLDKPCYIPLGTTANKQGRVAGINAVGGRASFAGIVGTQAIKIFDLEVATTGLSLNQALEANFLAKEISSRSISRAGYYPGAEEIYTSLVYDERTGKLLGGQMLGHQSVAKRIDVIATALYAKLRIEDVLQLDLSYAPPFAPVWEPLLYTARKTQDSK, from the coding sequence ATGTCAGAGAGGTTGCTTATTATTGGTGGGGTCGCTGGTGGTATGACAGCCGCTACTTGGGCGCGTCGTTTTTCATCTACCACCGAAATTATAGTTCTAGAACGTAGCGCAGAAGTTTCTTACTCTGAATGTGGAATGCCTTATGTTTTTAGTGGTCAAGTCCCTAGCTTAGATCATCTTGTCCGTTATCAGCCACAAGATTTAGAAAAAAAATATCAAATAAAAATTCTTAATAATAGTAGCGTAGTAGGGCTTAATCTTTCAGCACAGTATGCAGAAATAAATAATTTAATTGACAAAAAAGAGGAAAAACTTTCTTTTGATTATCTGGTTATGGCTACAGGTGCAAAAGCTAAAGAATTAAATGTTGAAGGTGCTAAACTTCCAGGAGTTTTTACTTTGCGTCATATGGCAGAAGCACGTGCTATTGATAATTACTTAAAAATTGCTAGCCCTCATCGTGCTGTAATTTTAGGTGCTGGCTATGTTGGTTTAGAAATGGCCGAAGCATTAAAGACAAGAGGTCTTGAGGTAATTGTTATTGATCAGTCCAATCAACTACTTAATACTTTCGATGGTGAACTAAAAGATAAAATTTTAGAAGAACTAGCTAATCAAAAAGTTAATGTAATACTTGGAGAGACAATTCAAACAATAGTTGGTCGTAGCCAAGTTGAACAGGTCATTACAAAATCGCAAACAATCAGCACAGATCTAGTAATTATTGCAATAGGTGTTAATCCTACAGTTAATTTAGCAAAAGCAACTAATATCCGGCTTGGAGCAAGCGGAGCAATTGCTGTTAAAAACAATCAACAAACAAATTTTCCTAATGTTTATGCTGCGGGGGACTGTGCAGAAGCACACCACTTAGTTTTAGATAAACCCTGTTATATACCTTTAGGTACAACAGCTAATAAACAAGGTCGAGTAGCTGGAATTAATGCTGTAGGGGGACGTGCTAGTTTTGCTGGTATTGTTGGAACACAAGCAATAAAAATTTTTGACCTAGAAGTTGCTACTACTGGCTTATCACTTAATCAAGCTTTAGAAGCTAATTTTTTAGCTAAAGAAATTTCTTCTCGTTCTATTTCCCGTGCTGGCTATTATCCAGGTGCTGAAGAGATTTACACTAGCCTAGTTTATGATGAACGAACAGGAAAACTTCTTGGCGGTCAAATGCTAGGACACCAATCAGTAGCAAAAAGAATTGATGTAATAGCTACGGCTCTTTACGCTAAATTACGAATAGAAGATGTCTTACAACTAGATTTAAGTTATGCTCCACCTTTTGCCCCTGTTTGGGAACCACTACTTTATACTGCCCGCAAAACACAAGATTCTAAATAA
- the hypA gene encoding hydrogenase maturation nickel metallochaperone HypA, producing MHELSIVLSIIEIAKEEAERQETKQVQAVHLKVGQLSGVVKEALLFSYKLACEGTIFQTSQLLIEELPVIVYCYVCQEKKELISIQDFSCPTCKTPSFEILQGRELEIVALEIQT from the coding sequence ATTCACGAATTATCTATTGTTTTAAGCATCATAGAGATAGCAAAAGAAGAGGCTGAACGCCAAGAAACTAAACAGGTTCAAGCTGTTCATCTTAAAGTAGGGCAACTTTCTGGAGTTGTAAAAGAGGCTTTGCTTTTTTCTTATAAACTAGCTTGTGAAGGAACAATTTTTCAAACTTCACAACTGCTAATTGAAGAACTGCCTGTTATTGTATATTGTTATGTGTGCCAAGAAAAAAAAGAATTAATTTCTATTCAAGATTTTTCTTGTCCTACCTGCAAAACTCCTAGTTTTGAAATTCTACAAGGTAGGGAATTAGAAATTGTTGCCCTAGAGATCCAAACATGA
- the hypB gene encoding hydrogenase nickel incorporation protein HypB, with product MNTPRLVEVREKVLKQNDILARVLRQNFKLAGVFVASFVSSPGSGKTKLLEKTLSALNKKYSMAVLVGDLATDNDAVRLAATNVPVKQIITGTICHLDAAMIDNSLKEWDLNKLDALFIENVGNLVCASSYDLGEELRLVLMSVTEGEDKPLKYPTIFNTADIAIITKIDLAEAVEFDFSLAHKNIQAVRPGIKVFELSAKTGEGMDKWLEFVQENLKKG from the coding sequence ATGAATACACCAAGATTAGTTGAAGTTAGAGAAAAAGTATTAAAGCAAAATGATATTTTAGCCCGTGTTTTAAGACAAAATTTTAAGTTGGCGGGAGTTTTTGTAGCAAGTTTTGTTTCAAGTCCTGGTTCAGGAAAAACTAAACTGTTGGAAAAAACTCTTTCTGCTCTAAATAAAAAATATTCTATGGCGGTTCTTGTAGGGGATTTAGCTACAGATAATGACGCTGTAAGACTTGCTGCGACAAATGTTCCTGTTAAACAAATAATTACAGGAACAATTTGTCATTTAGATGCTGCAATGATTGATAATTCTTTGAAAGAATGGGACTTAAATAAACTTGATGCTTTATTTATTGAAAATGTAGGAAATCTTGTTTGCGCATCTAGCTATGATCTTGGTGAAGAGCTTCGCTTAGTCTTAATGTCTGTTACTGAAGGTGAAGACAAACCACTTAAATATCCAACTATTTTTAATACTGCTGATATAGCAATAATAACTAAGATAGATTTAGCGGAAGCAGTAGAGTTTGATTTTTCTTTAGCGCACAAAAACATCCAAGCTGTACGCCCAGGAATAAAAGTTTTTGAGTTATCTGCAAAAACTGGTGAAGGAATGGACAAGTGGTTAGAATTTGTTCAAGAAAACTTAAAAAAAGGTTAA
- a CDS encoding HypC/HybG/HupF family hydrogenase formation chaperone — MCLAIPGKIIEFIDLENSIAKVEIGGVKRNINTALLDPTEIKIGDYVLIHVGFAMNKIDEQQAQETLKLLQELGEYEIDE; from the coding sequence ATGTGTTTAGCAATACCAGGAAAAATTATTGAATTTATTGATCTAGAAAACTCAATAGCAAAGGTTGAAATAGGTGGAGTAAAACGCAATATTAACACTGCATTACTTGATCCAACAGAAATAAAAATAGGCGATTATGTTTTAATTCATGTTGGTTTTGCTATGAATAAAATTGATGAACAGCAGGCACAAGAAACTTTAAAGCTTTTACAAGAATTAGGCGAATATGAAATAGATGAATAA
- the hypD gene encoding hydrogenase formation protein HypD, with the protein MKYIDEYRSGELAKKLTEEIAKISNKKLSIMEICGGHTHTIFKYGIEDLLPPNINMIHGPGCPVCVIPLGRVDDAISIACSPEVIFTTFGDTMRVPGSKTSLLNAKAAGADVRMVYSPLDALKIAKKNPDKSVVFFAIGFETTTPSTAMTVLQAAKEGIKNFSIFANHIMVVPVLKALLESPDLKLDGFIGPGHVSTVIGTKPYEFIANTYKKPIVVSGFEPLDVLQSIYMAVKQIIKNEAKVENQYGRVVTENGNQRAIDAISEVFEPREYFEWRGLGTIAYSGLKLRKKYEEFDAELKFPIANFQIADPKACQCGEILKGVKKPWECKIFGTACTPETPIGSCMVSSEGACAAYYNFGRLSKIAQR; encoded by the coding sequence ATGAAATATATAGATGAGTATAGATCAGGAGAATTAGCTAAAAAACTAACAGAAGAAATTGCTAAAATATCAAATAAAAAATTAAGCATAATGGAAATTTGCGGTGGTCATACTCATACAATTTTTAAGTATGGAATAGAAGATTTATTACCTCCAAATATAAATATGATTCATGGGCCTGGCTGTCCTGTTTGCGTAATCCCTCTTGGTAGAGTTGACGATGCAATATCAATTGCTTGTAGCCCAGAAGTTATTTTTACTACTTTTGGGGACACAATGCGTGTGCCAGGGTCAAAAACTAGTTTGCTAAATGCTAAAGCTGCTGGTGCAGATGTACGAATGGTTTATTCGCCACTTGATGCACTAAAAATAGCTAAGAAAAACCCTGATAAATCAGTAGTATTTTTTGCAATTGGTTTTGAAACTACCACACCATCAACGGCCATGACTGTTTTACAAGCTGCTAAGGAAGGAATAAAGAATTTTAGTATTTTTGCTAATCATATAATGGTTGTACCAGTGCTTAAAGCTTTGTTAGAGTCGCCAGACCTTAAGCTAGATGGTTTTATTGGCCCTGGGCATGTTTCTACGGTGATAGGAACAAAACCTTATGAATTTATTGCTAATACATATAAAAAGCCAATTGTAGTTTCTGGTTTTGAGCCGCTAGATGTTTTACAGTCTATTTATATGGCAGTAAAGCAAATAATTAAAAATGAAGCAAAAGTAGAAAACCAATATGGGCGAGTAGTTACAGAAAATGGAAATCAAAGGGCAATAGATGCTATTTCAGAAGTTTTTGAACCTAGGGAATATTTTGAATGGCGTGGTTTAGGGACAATTGCTTATAGTGGTTTAAAATTACGTAAAAAATATGAAGAGTTTGATGCTGAACTTAAATTTCCAATAGCTAATTTCCAAATTGCAGATCCAAAAGCTTGTCAATGTGGAGAGATCTTAAAAGGCGTAAAAAAACCTTGGGAATGTAAGATTTTTGGGACAGCTTGCACACCTGAAACACCTATTGGATCTTGTATGGTTTCATCTGAAGGGGCTTGTGCTGCTTATTATAATTTTGGTCGGCTTTCAAAAATTGCTCAACGATAG
- the hypE gene encoding hydrogenase expression/formation protein HypE codes for MTEDFTPLFQSIEIARRKKTKIKDSIITLAHGSGGKATHELINGLFLEYLSNPILEKLEDQATLEINSPNSKTRLAFTTDSFVVDPIFFPGGDIGKLAVYGTVNDLAMSGATPLYLSASFILEEGFPIKDLKQIVKSMQEAAQEAQIQIVTGDTKVVQKGSADKIFITTSGIGIIDLPLQISSTQAQVGDKIIVSGTIGDHGTTILIARGELELEAEIKSDTAPLNLLVKDMLDEVLQIGNLEAIHCLRDPTRGGIATTLNEIALSSNKYIEIYQKNIPICEEVNGACEILGLDPLYVANEGKLIAIVSNDVAERLLERIRENPLGKDAAIIGEVKAEPSAIVALVTNFGSTRVVDMLVGEQLPRIC; via the coding sequence ATGACGGAAGATTTTACGCCGCTATTTCAGAGTATAGAAATAGCTAGAAGAAAAAAAACAAAAATAAAAGATAGTATTATTACCTTAGCGCATGGTAGTGGAGGCAAAGCTACACATGAGCTAATAAACGGCTTATTTTTAGAATATTTAAGTAACCCTATTTTAGAAAAACTTGAAGACCAAGCCACGCTTGAAATTAATAGCCCAAACTCTAAAACAAGACTTGCATTTACAACAGATTCATTTGTAGTTGACCCGATTTTTTTTCCCGGTGGAGATATTGGAAAACTTGCTGTTTATGGAACTGTAAACGATTTAGCAATGAGTGGAGCAACTCCGCTTTATCTTTCAGCAAGCTTTATACTAGAAGAAGGTTTTCCAATTAAAGACTTAAAACAAATAGTTAAATCAATGCAGGAAGCTGCACAAGAAGCGCAAATTCAAATAGTTACAGGTGACACAAAAGTTGTACAAAAGGGCAGTGCCGATAAAATATTTATTACTACTTCAGGAATAGGAATTATTGATTTGCCCCTACAGATTTCTTCTACACAAGCGCAGGTTGGAGACAAAATAATAGTAAGTGGAACAATAGGAGATCATGGAACAACTATTTTAATTGCACGGGGAGAACTTGAGCTTGAAGCTGAAATTAAAAGCGACACAGCACCGCTAAATTTACTAGTTAAAGATATGTTGGATGAAGTCTTGCAAATAGGAAATTTAGAAGCAATTCATTGCTTACGTGATCCAACTCGCGGAGGTATTGCAACAACATTAAATGAAATTGCTTTAAGCTCTAATAAATACATAGAGATATACCAGAAAAATATCCCAATTTGTGAAGAAGTTAATGGAGCATGTGAAATTTTAGGACTTGATCCTTTGTATGTAGCTAATGAAGGGAAATTAATTGCTATAGTCTCAAATGATGTTGCAGAAAGGCTTTTAGAGCGAATAAGAGAAAATCCTCTAGGTAAAGATGCTGCAATAATTGGAGAAGTCAAAGCAGAGCCTAGCGCGATAGTAGCCTTAGTAACGAATTTTGGTAGCACAAGAGTAGTAGATATGCTTGTAGGGGAACAATTGCCCAGGATTTGTTAG